In the Methylomagnum ishizawai genome, GATGAGGGGGGCGGGAGCCGCGGCGGGGGGCTGGGCCGTGGCGGGACCGGGTTCTAGCAGGGGGGTTGGACATTCCATGTCGTTGGCTGGCTTCCTGCGCCGTGGTGGGCTGGCGGATACCGGATTGGAATGGCCGGGGTGGGGTAAGTTCCGGCACGGGCCTAGGGGACAGAACTTAGCCGTTGCGCGCCGGATCGAAATGCCGGAACCCCCGGTCCGGTCCGGGCCGGGGGAAGGGCATCGGCAGCTATCGCAATGGAGGCGAGCCATGGACCGGGATGATTTGGCCTTGCTCAAGCCCCGCGTCAAGCGGGTTCTGAACGATTTCCTGATCGGCGTGCTGGCCTTGCTGCCGGTGATCGTGGTCGGGGAAATCTTGGTGTTCCTGGCGGATTTGATCCTGGAACTGGTGTTCGGCGTGAACCGGTATGTGGGGAACGCCTTCGTCACCTTCCTGGCCTTCGCCGCCGCGTTCGCCCTGCCGGTGTCCATCGGCCACAGGATCAACCGGCGGCGGCATTCGCTGGTGGTGTCCGGCCTGGATTACCTGGTGGGCCGGATTCCCTTCCTGGGCGCGGTCTACAAGATCGTCCAGCGCCTGATCGAGCTGTTCCGCAACAAGCCCGGCGAGGCCAAGCGCGAGGTGGTCTACGTGGAATATCCCAAGGATGGCATGTGGGCGCCGGCCTACCTGACCCACCGCGAAGGGGACCGCTGCGTGGTGTACGTGCCGACCTCGCCCAATCCCACCAACGGCTTCACCGTGATCGTGCATGAATCCAGGGTGGTCAAATCGGCCCTGGATATCTCCGAGGCGACCAGCTTCATCGTCAGCCTGGGCGCGGATTATCCGAAGTCGGAGGAGGCTTTGTCCTTGGCCGTGGCCAAGGCCGGGCCGGAACCGCCCTGAGATGGGCGCTGCCGCGATTCCAGGCCGGATGGCCGGGGTTGGATGTGGATGGCGTGATCGTGCGCTGGCGGGCGTTCTAGGCGGGTTTTGGCGGGGGTGGGTTGGATGCCCGGTTGGGGGCATCCACCCAGGGTCGCGGGTCTCAGTCGTCCTTGCGGCCGCCGCCCTTGCCGCCGTGGCTGCTTTCGCCGCCCTTGCGGCCGATGTCCGCCATGTGTTCACGATCGCGGCTCACCGCTTCGCCGCCTTTCTGGCCGGCCCTGCGGGCTTCCTCCGAATCGAACTCATGGGCGGTTCCCTTCTCGTGCGCGGCGTGCCCGCCCTTGCTGGCGATCTCGCGTTGCTTCTCCTTGTCCATCGAAGCGAAACCCCGTTCGCTCTTCTTGCCCTGCTCCGGGTTTTCCTGGTCCTGTCCTTTCTTCGACGCAGCCATGATCCTTTCCTCGTATAGCCATGGGGTGGCCTTGACGGCCCGGACCCGGCCTGGGTCCTCAAGGGGTTGGATATCCGGCTTGATTGGAAA is a window encoding:
- a CDS encoding KGG domain-containing protein, whose product is MAASKKGQDQENPEQGKKSERGFASMDKEKQREIASKGGHAAHEKGTAHEFDSEEARRAGQKGGEAVSRDREHMADIGRKGGESSHGGKGGGRKDD
- a CDS encoding DUF502 domain-containing protein; this encodes MDRDDLALLKPRVKRVLNDFLIGVLALLPVIVVGEILVFLADLILELVFGVNRYVGNAFVTFLAFAAAFALPVSIGHRINRRRHSLVVSGLDYLVGRIPFLGAVYKIVQRLIELFRNKPGEAKREVVYVEYPKDGMWAPAYLTHREGDRCVVYVPTSPNPTNGFTVIVHESRVVKSALDISEATSFIVSLGADYPKSEEALSLAVAKAGPEPP